In Streptomyces seoulensis, the following are encoded in one genomic region:
- the rbsK gene encoding ribokinase — translation MTHIVVLGSTNMDLVTYVARAPRRGETVTGREFRTIPGGKGANQAMAAARAGATVSLIGAVGNDAYGVRLRDNLEHSGVDTDFLRTVEGASGTAHIVVDDEGNNAIVVVPGANGTVDHLSPGDEGLIASADALLLQLEVPLPAVIAGAEAARRHGVRTVLTPSPAQPLPEELLSVTDVLVPNEYEAVTLTGRTDPLDAAVGLLDLVPEVVLTLGEAGVLYVSRDTEPLAVPAHQVAAIDSTGAGDTFAGAYAVAVAEEKPLREALSWAAAAAALSVQREGASASMPYRPEIEAQYTA, via the coding sequence ATGACCCACATCGTCGTGCTCGGCAGCACGAACATGGACCTCGTCACCTACGTCGCACGGGCCCCGCGGCGCGGCGAGACCGTCACCGGCCGGGAGTTCCGCACCATCCCCGGCGGCAAGGGCGCCAACCAGGCGATGGCCGCCGCCCGCGCGGGCGCCACCGTGTCGCTGATCGGCGCGGTCGGCAACGACGCGTACGGCGTACGGCTCCGCGACAACCTCGAACACTCCGGTGTGGACACCGACTTCCTGCGCACCGTCGAGGGCGCGTCCGGCACCGCGCACATCGTGGTGGACGACGAGGGCAACAACGCCATCGTCGTCGTCCCCGGCGCCAACGGCACCGTCGACCACCTCTCCCCCGGCGACGAGGGCCTGATCGCCTCCGCCGACGCCCTGCTGCTCCAGCTGGAGGTACCGCTCCCGGCGGTGATCGCGGGCGCGGAGGCCGCCCGGCGCCACGGCGTGCGTACGGTCCTCACCCCCTCCCCCGCCCAGCCGCTGCCGGAGGAGCTGCTGAGCGTGACCGACGTGCTGGTGCCCAACGAGTACGAGGCCGTCACCCTCACCGGCCGCACCGACCCCCTCGACGCGGCCGTGGGCCTGCTCGACCTGGTGCCGGAGGTGGTCCTCACCCTGGGCGAGGCGGGCGTGCTGTACGTGTCCCGCGACACCGAGCCGCTCGCGGTGCCCGCGCACCAGGTCGCCGCGATCGACTCCACCGGCGCGGGCGACACCTTCGCCGGGGCGTACGCGGTCGCCGTCGCCGAGGAGAAGCCGCTGCGGGAGGCGCTGTCCTGGGCGGCGGCCGCGGCCGCGCTGTCGGTGCAGCGGGAGGGCGCGTCGGCGTCGATGCCGTACCGCCCCGAGATCGAGGCGCAGTACACCGCATGA
- a CDS encoding CaiB/BaiF CoA transferase family protein, with protein sequence MSADRPENATRPPLDGLRVLDLATLFAGPLAATMLGDFGAEVIKVEHPLRPDPSRGHGPAKDGIGLWWKTLGRNKRTVTLDLSRPGGRDTLLRLAATADVVIENFRPGTLEKWDLGWPELSVANPRLVLARVTAFGQFGPYAHRPGFGTLAEAMSGFAALTGEPEAPPTLPPFGLADSVTALATAYAVLTALAARQRTGAGQVVDMAIIEPMLAVLGPQPTWYDQLGYVQERTGNRSANNAPRNTYRTLDGSWVAVSTSAQSVAERVLRLVGRPELIEEPWFATGVQRAAHADELDEAVGNWIAARPRDEVLAAFEKAEAAIAPVQDVRDVFEDPQYLALDTVTTVADPDLGPLRMQNVLFRLSATPGAIRWTGRGHGADTDAVLTELGLGPAEIGALREEGAL encoded by the coding sequence ATGAGCGCCGACCGCCCCGAGAACGCCACCCGCCCGCCGCTGGACGGCCTGCGGGTGCTGGACCTGGCCACCCTGTTCGCCGGTCCGCTGGCCGCCACCATGCTCGGTGACTTCGGCGCCGAGGTGATCAAGGTCGAGCATCCGCTGCGGCCCGACCCGTCCCGCGGGCACGGCCCGGCCAAGGACGGCATCGGGCTGTGGTGGAAGACGCTCGGCCGCAACAAGCGGACCGTCACCCTGGACCTGTCCCGTCCCGGCGGCCGGGACACCCTGCTGCGGCTGGCCGCCACCGCCGACGTGGTGATCGAGAACTTCCGCCCCGGCACCCTGGAGAAGTGGGACCTGGGCTGGCCGGAGCTGTCGGTGGCCAACCCCCGGCTGGTGCTGGCCCGGGTCACCGCCTTCGGCCAGTTCGGCCCGTACGCGCACCGGCCCGGCTTCGGCACGCTGGCCGAGGCGATGAGCGGCTTCGCGGCCCTCACCGGCGAGCCGGAGGCGCCCCCGACCCTGCCGCCCTTCGGGCTCGCGGACTCCGTCACCGCCCTGGCCACCGCGTACGCCGTGCTCACCGCGCTGGCCGCCCGGCAGCGCACCGGCGCCGGGCAGGTGGTGGACATGGCGATCATCGAGCCGATGCTCGCCGTGCTGGGCCCCCAGCCGACCTGGTACGACCAGCTCGGCTACGTCCAGGAGCGCACCGGCAACCGGTCCGCGAACAACGCCCCGCGCAACACCTACCGCACCCTGGACGGCTCCTGGGTCGCGGTCTCCACCTCGGCGCAGTCGGTGGCGGAACGGGTGCTGCGCCTGGTGGGCCGCCCGGAGCTGATCGAGGAGCCCTGGTTCGCCACCGGGGTGCAGCGGGCCGCGCACGCCGACGAGCTGGACGAGGCGGTCGGCAACTGGATCGCCGCCCGCCCCCGCGACGAGGTGCTGGCCGCCTTCGAGAAGGCGGAGGCCGCCATCGCCCCGGTGCAGGACGTCCGGGACGTGTTCGAGGACCCGCAGTACCTGGCGCTGGACACGGTCACCACCGTGGCCGACCCGGACCTCGGCCCGCTGCGCATGCAGAACGTGCTCTTCCGGCTCTCCGCGACCCCCGGCGCGATCCGCTGGACCGGGCGCGGGCACGGCGCCGACACCGACGCGGTCCTCACCGAGCTGGGCCTCGGCCCCGCCGAGATCGGCGCCCTGCGCGAGGAGGGCGCGCTGTGA
- a CDS encoding HpcH/HpaI aldolase/citrate lyase family protein, producing MTPLTWLYVPGDRPHVVDKALAAGADVVVIDLEDAVAPDRKEYARAATAERLADPQPVPVHVRLNGPGGPWAAADLAALAGLPGASGLRLPKVAGPEQIRRTAEATALPLYALLESALAIEHAYAIATAHPALRGLSLGEADLRSDLGVRADAGLDWCRSRVVVAARAAGLAPPPQSVHPDVRDLDGLAASCAHGRALGFMGRAAIHPRQLPVIARAYLPTPEEVAEAETVLKAAAAEQGALALPDGRFIDAAAVAQAQRILSMAGGA from the coding sequence GTGACCCCGCTGACCTGGCTCTACGTCCCCGGCGACCGGCCGCATGTGGTGGACAAGGCGCTCGCGGCGGGCGCCGACGTGGTGGTGATCGACCTGGAGGACGCGGTCGCCCCGGACCGCAAGGAGTACGCCCGCGCGGCCACCGCCGAGCGGCTCGCCGACCCCCAGCCGGTCCCGGTCCACGTCCGCCTCAACGGCCCCGGAGGCCCCTGGGCGGCGGCCGACCTCGCAGCCCTGGCCGGCCTGCCGGGCGCCTCCGGGCTGCGGCTGCCCAAGGTGGCAGGGCCCGAGCAGATCCGCCGTACCGCCGAGGCGACCGCGCTTCCGCTGTACGCGCTGCTGGAGTCCGCCCTCGCCATCGAGCACGCCTACGCCATCGCCACCGCCCACCCCGCGCTGCGGGGCCTCTCCCTCGGCGAGGCCGACCTCCGCTCCGACCTGGGGGTACGGGCCGACGCGGGCCTGGACTGGTGCCGCTCCCGGGTGGTGGTGGCCGCCCGCGCGGCCGGCCTCGCCCCGCCGCCCCAGTCGGTGCATCCCGACGTACGGGACCTGGACGGGCTCGCCGCGTCCTGCGCCCACGGCCGCGCGCTGGGCTTCATGGGCCGCGCGGCGATCCATCCCCGCCAGCTCCCGGTGATCGCGCGGGCCTACCTCCCCACCCCGGAGGAGGTCGCGGAGGCGGAGACGGTGCTGAAGGCCGCGGCCGCCGAGCAGGGCGCCCTCGCGCTCCCCGACGGCCGCTTCATCGACGCGGCGGCGGTGGCGCAGGCGCAGCGCATCCTGTCGATGGCGGGCGGGGCCTGA
- the lgt gene encoding prolipoprotein diacylglyceryl transferase translates to MELAYIPSPSRGVLYLGPIPLRGYAFCIIIGVFVAVWLGNKRWVARGGRPGTVADIAVWAVPFGLVGGRLYHVITDYELYFSPGRDWVDAFKVWEGGLGIWGAIALGAVGAWIGARRMGVALPAYADAVAPGIAFAQAIGRWGNWFNQELYGHETHLPWALHITSSEGGRVPGYYHPTFLYESLWCVGVGFLVIWADRRFKLGHGRAFALYVAAYCTGRAWIEYMRVDDAHHILGVRLNVWTAVLVFLLAVTYLVLSARRRPGREAVVERGASDDPDTGGTGADSGEGQTGAKAEGKDDAKADVPEPEEAGKADPDPESGPEAEAGIKDTATATADSGKKG, encoded by the coding sequence ATGGAACTTGCCTACATTCCCAGTCCGTCGCGCGGGGTGCTGTACCTCGGCCCCATCCCGCTGCGCGGTTACGCCTTCTGCATCATCATCGGTGTCTTCGTCGCCGTCTGGCTCGGCAACAAGCGCTGGGTCGCGCGGGGCGGCCGTCCCGGCACGGTCGCCGACATCGCGGTGTGGGCCGTGCCCTTCGGCCTCGTCGGCGGCCGGCTCTACCACGTGATCACGGACTACGAGCTGTACTTCAGTCCGGGCCGCGACTGGGTGGACGCCTTCAAGGTGTGGGAGGGCGGCCTGGGCATCTGGGGCGCCATCGCGCTCGGCGCGGTCGGCGCCTGGATCGGCGCCCGGCGCATGGGCGTGGCCCTGCCCGCCTACGCCGACGCCGTCGCCCCCGGCATCGCCTTCGCCCAGGCCATCGGCCGCTGGGGCAACTGGTTCAACCAGGAGCTGTACGGCCACGAGACCCACCTGCCCTGGGCCCTGCACATCACCTCCTCCGAGGGCGGCCGGGTGCCGGGCTACTACCACCCGACCTTCCTCTACGAGTCGCTGTGGTGCGTGGGCGTCGGCTTCCTGGTCATCTGGGCCGACCGCCGCTTCAAGCTGGGCCACGGCCGCGCCTTCGCGCTGTACGTCGCCGCGTACTGCACGGGCCGCGCGTGGATCGAGTACATGCGGGTCGACGACGCCCACCACATCCTGGGCGTCCGGCTGAACGTCTGGACCGCCGTGCTGGTGTTCCTGCTCGCGGTGACCTACCTGGTGCTCTCCGCGCGGCGCCGGCCGGGCCGGGAAGCGGTGGTCGAGCGGGGTGCCTCCGACGACCCGGACACCGGCGGGACCGGGGCGGATTCCGGTGAGGGCCAGACCGGGGCGAAGGCCGAGGGCAAGGACGACGCGAAGGCCGATGTGCCCGAGCCGGAAGAGGCCGGGAAGGCCGATCCGGACCCCGAGTCCGGACCGGAGGCCGAGGCCGGGATCAAGGACACCGCCACCGCCACCGCCGACTCCGGCAAGAAGGGCTGA
- a CDS encoding DsbA family protein, producing MSEKNRDGKRNARQRLAAEREKQKSAEKRRRALIVGVSVVGVLGLAAVIGVIAANAGKDKGSRNAGPVVAPSGAQGKDSLAIPVGKEGAKSTLTVWEDFRCPACQSFETRYRSTLHELTDAGKLRVEYHLVRLIDGNMGGTGSLHSANAAACAQDAGRFRDFHDVLYENQPPETDDAFADNGKLIGLAGKVKGLDTPTFRKCVNDGTHNTWVDRSQQAFAAGGYGGTPTVLFGGKNIYQDQSMTPEKLKEMVESADRG from the coding sequence GTGAGCGAGAAGAACCGTGACGGAAAGCGCAACGCCCGCCAGCGCCTGGCCGCCGAGCGCGAGAAGCAGAAGTCCGCGGAGAAGCGCCGGCGCGCGCTGATCGTCGGCGTCAGTGTCGTCGGCGTGCTGGGCCTCGCCGCGGTGATCGGTGTCATCGCGGCCAACGCGGGCAAGGACAAGGGCAGCAGGAACGCGGGCCCGGTCGTGGCCCCCTCCGGCGCCCAGGGCAAGGACAGCCTGGCGATCCCGGTCGGCAAGGAGGGCGCCAAGTCCACGCTCACGGTCTGGGAGGACTTCCGCTGCCCCGCCTGCCAGTCCTTCGAGACGCGTTACCGCTCCACGCTGCACGAGCTGACCGACGCCGGCAAGCTCCGGGTCGAGTACCACCTGGTCCGCCTGATCGACGGCAACATGGGCGGCACCGGCTCGCTGCACTCGGCCAACGCGGCGGCCTGCGCCCAGGACGCCGGCAGGTTCCGCGACTTCCACGACGTGCTGTACGAGAACCAGCCCCCGGAGACCGACGACGCCTTCGCGGACAACGGCAAGCTGATCGGCCTCGCGGGCAAGGTCAAGGGCCTCGACACGCCCACCTTCCGTAAATGTGTGAACGACGGCACCCACAACACCTGGGTCGACCGCTCCCAGCAGGCGTTCGCCGCCGGAGGCTACGGCGGCACGCCGACCGTGCTGTTCGGCGGCAAGAACATCTACCAGGACCAGTCCATGACCCCCGAGAAGCTCAAGGAGATGGTGGAGAGCGCCGACCGCGGATGA
- the trpA gene encoding tryptophan synthase subunit alpha, with the protein MSGNINLLSDTLAAAKAEDRAALIAYLPAGFPTVDGGIEAIKAAFDGGADVVEVGLPHSDPVLDGPVIQTADDIALRGGVRIADVMRTVREAHTATGKPVLVMTYWNPIDRYGVERFTAELADAGGAGCILPDLPVQEAALWREHAEKHGLATVFVVAPSSRDARLAEITAAGSGFVYAASLMGVTGTRESVGAQAEDLVTRTRATRSDLPVCVGLGVSDAAQAAEVAAFADGVIVGSAFVKRMLDAPDDTAGVEAVRALAADLAKGVRRGV; encoded by the coding sequence GTGAGCGGCAACATCAACCTGCTGTCGGACACCCTCGCCGCCGCCAAGGCCGAGGACCGTGCCGCGCTGATCGCCTACCTTCCGGCCGGGTTCCCGACCGTGGACGGCGGCATCGAGGCGATCAAGGCCGCGTTCGACGGCGGCGCCGACGTCGTCGAGGTCGGCCTGCCGCACAGCGACCCGGTGCTGGACGGCCCGGTCATCCAGACCGCCGACGACATCGCCCTGCGCGGCGGGGTGCGGATCGCGGACGTCATGCGCACGGTCCGCGAGGCCCACACGGCCACCGGCAAGCCGGTGCTCGTGATGACCTACTGGAACCCCATCGACCGCTACGGCGTCGAGCGGTTCACCGCCGAACTGGCCGACGCGGGCGGCGCGGGCTGCATCCTGCCCGACCTGCCCGTGCAGGAGGCCGCGCTGTGGCGCGAGCACGCCGAGAAGCACGGGCTGGCCACCGTCTTCGTCGTCGCCCCCAGCAGCCGGGACGCCCGGCTCGCCGAGATCACCGCGGCGGGCAGCGGCTTCGTCTACGCGGCTTCGCTGATGGGCGTCACCGGCACCCGTGAGTCCGTGGGCGCGCAGGCCGAGGATCTGGTGACGCGGACCCGCGCCACTCGCTCCGACCTGCCCGTCTGTGTCGGCCTCGGGGTCTCCGACGCGGCCCAGGCCGCCGAGGTGGCCGCCTTCGCCGACGGCGTCATCGTCGGCTCGGCCTTCGTCAAGCGCATGCTGGACGCCCCCGACGACACCGCCGGTGTCGAGGCGGTGCGCGCGCTCGCCGCCGACCTGGCGAAGGGCGTCCGCCGGGGCGTCTGA
- the trpB gene encoding tryptophan synthase subunit beta codes for MPSNNYFFPDPEGQVPTTGGYFGAFGGKFIPEALVAAVDEVAVEYDKAKADPEFARELNDLMVNYTGRPSSLTEVPRFAEHAGGARVFLKREDLNHTGSHKINNVLGQALLTKRMGKTRVIAETGAGQHGVATATACALFGLDCTIYMGEIDTERQALNVARMRMLGAEVVAVKSGSRTLKDAINEAFRDWVANVDSTHYLFGTVAGPHPFPAMVRDFHRVIGVETRRQILERAGRLPDAAIACVGGGSNAIGLFHAFIPDTDVRLIGCEPAGHGIDTGEHAATLTAGEPGVLHGSRSYVLQDDEGQITEPYSISAGLDYPGIGPEHSYLKDSGRGEYRAVTDDAAMQALRLLSRTEGIIPAIESAHALAGALEVGKELGPDGLIVVNLSGRGDKDMDTAARYFGLYDTDAEVAADEAHTAEIEGDAK; via the coding sequence ATGCCCAGCAACAACTACTTCTTCCCCGACCCGGAGGGACAGGTTCCCACCACCGGGGGCTACTTCGGCGCCTTCGGCGGCAAGTTCATCCCGGAGGCCCTCGTCGCCGCCGTGGACGAGGTCGCCGTCGAGTACGACAAGGCCAAGGCGGACCCGGAGTTCGCCCGCGAACTGAACGACCTCATGGTCAACTACACCGGCCGCCCGAGTTCGCTCACCGAGGTCCCCAGGTTCGCCGAACACGCCGGTGGCGCCCGGGTGTTCCTCAAGCGCGAGGACCTCAACCACACCGGCTCGCACAAGATCAACAACGTGCTCGGCCAGGCCCTGCTGACCAAGCGCATGGGCAAGACCCGCGTCATCGCGGAGACCGGCGCCGGCCAGCACGGCGTCGCCACCGCCACCGCCTGCGCCCTGTTCGGCCTCGACTGCACCATCTACATGGGCGAGATCGACACCGAGCGCCAGGCACTCAACGTGGCCCGGATGCGCATGCTCGGCGCCGAGGTCGTGGCCGTGAAGTCCGGCAGCCGCACCCTGAAGGACGCCATCAACGAGGCGTTCCGCGACTGGGTCGCCAACGTCGACAGCACCCACTACCTCTTCGGCACCGTCGCCGGACCCCACCCCTTCCCGGCGATGGTCCGCGACTTCCACCGCGTCATCGGCGTGGAGACCCGCCGCCAGATCCTGGAGCGCGCCGGACGCCTGCCGGACGCCGCCATCGCCTGCGTGGGCGGCGGCTCCAACGCCATCGGCCTCTTCCACGCCTTCATCCCCGACACGGACGTCCGCCTGATCGGCTGCGAGCCCGCCGGGCACGGCATCGACACCGGCGAGCACGCGGCCACCCTGACCGCGGGCGAGCCCGGCGTCCTGCACGGCTCCCGCTCCTACGTCCTCCAGGACGACGAGGGCCAGATCACCGAGCCGTACTCGATCTCGGCCGGCCTGGACTACCCCGGCATCGGCCCCGAGCACTCCTACCTCAAGGACTCCGGGCGGGGCGAGTACCGCGCGGTCACCGACGACGCCGCCATGCAGGCGCTGCGCCTGCTGTCGCGCACCGAGGGCATCATCCCGGCCATCGAGAGCGCGCACGCGCTGGCCGGCGCCCTGGAGGTCGGCAAGGAGCTGGGCCCGGACGGGCTGATCGTCGTCAATCTCTCCGGACGCGGCGACAAGGACATGGACACCGCCGCCCGGTACTTCGGGCTCTACGACACCGACGCCGAGGTCGCGGCCGACGAGGCCCACACCGCCGAGATCGAGGGGGACGCCAAGTGA
- the trpM gene encoding tryptophan biosynthesis modulator TrpM, with the protein MNTLTLTATVDRHARLARGCRPRGCRAPARRVHGRRVRYHIGAEPGQVNGRRWQQPTFGGAGNCATSHERPAVA; encoded by the coding sequence ATGAACACCCTCACCCTGACCGCCACCGTGGACCGCCACGCCCGCCTCGCGCGCGGCTGCCGTCCCCGTGGCTGCCGCGCCCCGGCCCGCCGGGTCCACGGCCGCAGGGTGAGGTACCACATCGGCGCGGAGCCGGGGCAAGTGAACGGCAGACGATGGCAGCAGCCGACCTTCGGGGGCGCGGGGAACTGCGCGACCAGCCACGAACGGCCCGCAGTCGCATAA
- the trpC gene encoding indole-3-glycerol phosphate synthase TrpC yields MSVLDEIIDGVRADLAERQARVSLDELKERAAQAPAAKDGVAALKGDGVKVICEVKRSSPSKGALAAIADPAALAADYEAGGAAVISVLTEQRRFGGSLADLEAVRARVDIPVLRKDFIVTSYQLWEARAYGADLALLIVAALEQPALESLIERAVSIGLTPLVEVHDEDEIERAVDAGARIIGVNARNLKTLEVDRGTFERIAPEIPDELVKIAESGVRGPHDLIAYANAGADAVLVGESLVTGRDPKTAVADLVAAGEHPALRHGRG; encoded by the coding sequence GTGAGCGTGCTCGACGAGATCATCGACGGAGTCCGGGCCGACCTCGCGGAGCGGCAGGCCCGCGTGAGCCTCGACGAGCTCAAGGAGCGCGCGGCGCAGGCCCCGGCCGCCAAGGACGGCGTGGCCGCCCTCAAGGGCGACGGCGTCAAGGTCATCTGTGAGGTCAAGCGCTCCAGCCCGTCCAAGGGCGCGCTGGCCGCCATCGCCGACCCCGCCGCCCTGGCCGCCGACTACGAGGCGGGCGGCGCCGCCGTCATCTCCGTCCTCACCGAGCAGCGCCGCTTCGGCGGCTCGCTGGCCGACCTGGAGGCCGTCCGCGCCCGGGTCGACATCCCGGTGCTGCGCAAGGACTTCATCGTCACCTCGTACCAGCTCTGGGAGGCCCGCGCGTACGGCGCCGACCTGGCGCTGCTCATCGTGGCCGCGCTGGAGCAGCCCGCGCTGGAGTCGCTGATCGAGCGCGCCGTCTCCATCGGGCTGACCCCGCTGGTCGAGGTGCACGACGAGGACGAGATCGAGCGCGCCGTGGACGCGGGCGCCAGGATCATCGGGGTGAACGCCCGCAACCTGAAGACCCTGGAGGTCGACCGGGGCACCTTCGAGCGGATCGCCCCGGAGATCCCCGACGAACTGGTCAAGATCGCGGAGTCCGGCGTACGCGGCCCGCACGACCTGATCGCCTACGCCAACGCGGGCGCCGACGCCGTCCTGGTCGGCGAGTCCCTGGTCACCGGCCGCGACCCCAAGACCGCGGTGGCCGACCTGGTGGCGGCCGGCGAGCACCCCGCGCTGCGGCACGGCCGCGGCTGA
- a CDS encoding DUF2752 domain-containing protein: protein MNADSGAPPLAPPAQLPPEQPPPWRRVATPAGVLAAVAGAFAYVGTVDPNQPGHYPVCPLYALTGLYCPGCGGLRSAHAFAHGDLLGALHDNAAGVAAYLAFAVLWTLWTVRAARGLPVRLVLGRTPLWLLGSVLLVFTVVRNLPFGGAIRP, encoded by the coding sequence GTGAACGCCGACAGCGGTGCCCCGCCTCTCGCCCCGCCCGCGCAGCTCCCGCCCGAACAGCCCCCGCCGTGGCGGCGGGTGGCCACCCCCGCCGGGGTCCTCGCGGCCGTGGCCGGAGCCTTCGCCTATGTCGGCACCGTCGACCCCAACCAGCCCGGCCACTACCCGGTCTGCCCGCTCTACGCGCTGACCGGCCTGTACTGTCCCGGCTGCGGCGGACTGCGCAGCGCGCACGCCTTCGCGCACGGCGACCTCCTCGGTGCCCTGCACGACAACGCGGCCGGAGTCGCCGCCTACCTCGCCTTCGCCGTGCTGTGGACCCTGTGGACGGTGCGCGCCGCCCGGGGCCTGCCGGTGCGCCTCGTCCTCGGCCGCACCCCGCTGTGGCTGCTCGGCTCCGTGCTGCTGGTCTTCACCGTCGTCCGGAACCTGCCGTTCGGTGGCGCGATCCGTCCTTGA
- a CDS encoding HGxxPAAW family protein, whose product MAGSSHGHTPAAWTGVIIAFIGFCVAGAFIVMAEPVGFWAGMVVVALGGVVGWIMRSMGLGMPKESAAPVRVTPAATREPVAAES is encoded by the coding sequence ATGGCGGGCAGCAGCCACGGTCACACCCCGGCCGCCTGGACCGGTGTCATCATCGCCTTCATCGGTTTCTGCGTCGCGGGCGCCTTCATCGTGATGGCCGAGCCCGTCGGCTTCTGGGCCGGCATGGTCGTCGTGGCCCTCGGTGGCGTCGTCGGCTGGATCATGCGCTCCATGGGCCTCGGCATGCCGAAGGAGAGCGCCGCCCCGGTCCGCGTCACCCCCGCGGCCACCCGTGAGCCGGTCGCCGCGGAGAGCTGA
- a CDS encoding TIGR02234 family membrane protein, with protein sequence MEYVTAVPHPRSEAAAPARSGRRSLAVALLSGALGAAVALLATRQRWAEGTATVAGGHFPLTATGSDVTGVPAALAVVGLAALVAVFAVRRAGRFAVAALLALSGAGIVAAALAGVADGSALDDKAAATTGDTSATVQALTHTAWPYAAAAGGVLILLAGLLALRYGPRWPAMSGRYERGTERPRRSARPVDPERPEEIWKALDRGEDPTGA encoded by the coding sequence GTGGAGTACGTGACTGCCGTACCGCACCCCCGTTCCGAAGCCGCCGCCCCCGCCCGCTCCGGCCGGCGCAGCCTCGCCGTCGCCCTGCTGTCCGGCGCGCTCGGCGCGGCCGTGGCGCTGCTGGCGACCCGGCAGCGCTGGGCCGAGGGGACCGCGACCGTCGCCGGCGGACACTTCCCGCTGACCGCCACCGGCAGCGACGTCACCGGCGTCCCGGCCGCCCTGGCCGTCGTGGGCCTCGCCGCGCTGGTCGCCGTGTTCGCGGTGCGCCGGGCGGGCCGGTTCGCCGTCGCCGCGCTGCTCGCGCTCTCCGGCGCGGGCATCGTCGCCGCCGCGCTCGCCGGGGTCGCCGACGGCTCCGCGCTGGACGACAAGGCGGCCGCCACCACCGGCGACACCTCGGCCACCGTGCAGGCCCTCACCCACACCGCCTGGCCCTACGCGGCCGCCGCCGGCGGGGTGCTGATCCTGCTCGCCGGGCTGCTCGCGCTGCGCTACGGCCCCCGCTGGCCCGCCATGTCCGGCCGCTACGAGCGCGGCACGGAGCGCCCCCGGCGCAGCGCCCGCCCGGTCGACCCGGAGCGCCCCGAGGAGATCTGGAAGGCCCTGGACCGGGGCGAGGACCCCACCGGCGCCTGA